The Dyadobacter sp. 676 DNA window CGCAAGTTTACCGACGAAGAAGCAAAACTCAAATCAATCTTGCTCGGTGGAACAGGTCAGCTGCGAGGACAGGCAGCATTTAACTTGTGTGATGAATTTACCCGCCGAGGTACAAATGCTTTCAGCCTTAACTAGAAGAATCGCCGCCCGGTGAGGGGGCTACATTCAAACTGTTGTTACCGGTCTGGTAGCAACCGAACCTTGCATGAAGTGGAGAATTCAGTGGCTTGGCTGGAGAATACGGCGCAACAGACCACCCCGTTCCGTGGCAAATTGACCGATAATCCAAATTCTTGAATTTTGTGTAACTCGCTGACAAAAAAAAGATTTGGTGGTCAATTTTGACCGAAATGATCTGGTCGGCTCAAATTGAAATGGGCGGGGCCGCCCGGCGGTGGTTACTGGCACCGTAATTTCCAGCTTATCAACCGTTTGTTATTTAAGCATATACTGAATCGAGCCCCCGTCAACGGCGATATCGGCACCATTAATGTAGGCAGCGCTATCAGACGCCAGAAACAATACGGTATTGGCAACTTCGTGTGCATTTCCCAGGCGTTGGAGGGCACTTCTCGACGCCAGATAATCCTGAATTTCCTCGGACGCAACAGTGAGCAGTCCGGGAGTCTGAATCGGGCCCGGGCTGACGACATTGATCCGGATTTTCCGTTCCGCCAGCTCATTGACGGCAATATCGGCTATTTTGTTCAATGCAGCCTTGGTCGCAGAGTACACGCTGCTTGCGACACCAGCGGCAGCCGCTACACGGGATGAAGTGAAGATTACGGAAGCGCCGTCAGCCAAATGCGGTATCAGCTTTTGAAGAGTAAAAAAAGTGACCCTTCACATTGGTATTGAACTGCGCGTCGAAATCAGCTTCGGTGACATGCTGAATCGGCGCGTAAATGCCGATGGCCGCATTAAGGTAAAGTACATCGACTTTCTTGCCACTTTCCGCTACCCATTTTTCCAGGACCGCGATCCCGGTCATATTCGAGGTGTCAGCGGCAAGTGTTTGCAGATTCGCACTGTCGATCTCTTTGGCTGCTTTCTGTAAAGTTTCAGGATTTCTTCCGGTGATCAGCACATTGGCGCCCTGTTGAATAAATGCTTGGGCAGTAGCAAGTCCAATGCCCTGGCTGCCGCCCGCTATGACTACATTCTTGTTGCTGAAATTCATTGCTTTAAAATTTTAAATACACTACAAAATTATATCCTGAACATTTACTTTTGTAACTTGGTTACCAGAAGTAACAGTATATTCCAGGTAACCAGGTAACTTATGGAGGAGCAAATTTGTCACAAAGCAGATATCAGGGCGATCCACGACGCTATGGATATTTTAAGTGGAAAGTGGAAGATTTCCATTCTTTCTTCAATGTGTTATTACAGCGAGAGACGGTTTTCAGAAATCCTGAATGACCTTGAAGGCATTTCCAACAAACAGTTGAGTAAGGAGCTCAAAGAGCTTGAAATGAATAAGCTGGTTAAAAGGACGGTCCTCGACACACAGCCTGTGACGGTTCAGTATAATCTGACTGAATATGGCTGGACACTGCAAGATCTCATTCATGATCTTGCCGCATGGGGAACGAAACATCGCCAGGTGATTATGGGCGACCGAAGTGCACTTGATGAGGTATCAAATAGAGGCTCACTCCTTCAAATGCCACCCAATTGATCTGGCAATGATTAGATTGAAAATACGGTGCCACAGACCACCCCATTCCGTGGCAGACTGACCATCGGTCCAATCTTGATTCATAAATAGCTGATAAAAAGAGGGGATAGGATGGTCAGTCTGGGCCGAAATGGCGTGGTCAAGCTAAATTGAAATTAGGTGGTCACTTTCGCCGTTAACCAGTCCTGAATTAAAGTCACGTAAGTGTGTTCGCTTATGGGTTAAAGGAGTTCTTGAGATAGTTTTTTATCGGAGCTGTCGGGTCAGCGCAGCAAAAGGAAAAAATCATCCTAATTGTAACCTTTTTATTCTTCGGCAGTTTCCACGTTAAATCACAAAATCGTGCCATGAAAAACCGCCGGACATTGCTTGTAGCGTTGTTATTATTCATTTTGAGCGCGAGGGCCAACCTTTTCGCCAATAAACATTTCGAGGGTGATTCTTCCCAGATTAGCACGAAACTTGATGCGTTTATGACGGAACTGTATGAACGCGGACAGTTCACTGGCGCTATTCTCGTGAGCAGACGCGGGAATGTTATCTATCAAAAGGCTTTCGGTATGGCCGACCGCAAGCGGAAAATTCCCTTTACACCGGACACCCAGGAATATATCGGCTCGGTCTCAAAGCAAATGACTGCAATGGGTATCATGATCCTTAAAGAGCGAGGTAAATTAAGCTACGGGCAGTCGGTCAGAGATTATTTTCCGGAGTTGCCTGAATGCATGCAACCTGTCAGGATTCTCGATTTGCTCCGCCACACCGGTGGCTTGGAGGATTTCTATGATTTTCCGGATATGACCGAGCAAGATGTTTTTAAGATCTTAATGAAGCAGAAGACACTAAAATTCGAGCCGGGCACCCGATTCCAGTACAGCAATGGCGGTTATACCCTCTTAGGGATGATTATCTCGAAAATTGCCGGGCAATCGCTTAATGCTTTTCTGACAGAGAATATCTTTGGTCCCTTGAAGATGGATCACACATCGGTGAACCAGATAACGGCCAGAAATAACGAGCGGGCGATCGGGTATGACCTTTTTGGCAGCGAGAATAACTACGATAGTTTCATTGGCGGCAGTGCCTCCGTCATCTCGACGGTACGCGATCTATTCAAATGGGATGAGTCTTTTGCTAAATCCCCGCTGGTGAACGCCCAAACGCTGGCCGAGGCATTCGAACCGTCGATAGTCCAAAAGGATGATACCTATGGAGAGCGAAGCTACGGTTTCGGCTGGTGGATCGGACGGTATAACGGACAAATGAACCTGTTTCATAACGGATCATTCGGGGGCTACAAAGCCTACAACGAAATACTGACCGGTGACCGGATCAATATTATCCATCTTAGTAATCTCAGGCATTCATCAATGATGGGCATCAGAGCGGCAATTGTCGATATTCTCAATGGGAGACCCTACAAACCGGTTCCCAGATCGATTGGCGCCTGGATATACCGGGAAAAGCAAACAGCGGGTGCGGATTCGATGATACATCTTTACCGGCAAATCAAAGGCTCGGCCGCCAAAGACGGCTTTGACTTTGGGGAAGGTGAGCTTAATACACTTGGATACCACCTGATGAGGTCCGATCGCGTCGATGATGCCATTAAGATCTTTACACTAAATACCGAAGTCTACCCGGAGTCAGCTAACGTATACGACAGCCTGGGAGAAGCTTATCTAAAATCCGGAAATAAAGAGCTCGGCTTGAAAAATTATCAGAAAGCGCTGGCTATTCACCCAGATGATAAGGGTTTACAACAACGGATAGCGAATATCCGGTGATTTAACATTTGCATTATTGATCATGTGACAGATAGTCGAACCACTGGTGCTCGAATGTATCTACAGCAATTATGGTAGATTTCTGACGACAGGAGTCCACCGCCGATGGGGAAAGCGAGGCGGATCTTTGCTACGGTCGATTCTGGTCGAGTACACACATCATATGTGCATTGTAAAACGGAATATCAGCTACTATAATCTGGACGTGATCATTTCCGTAGGTTATAGAGTGAAGTCACGCCAGGGAACAAAATTCCGGATTTGGGCAACCCAACGTTTAAAAGACTACTTGATTCAAGGCTATGCGATGAACGAGCGCCGATTGGCTGAAAAGGAACAGCAGGTACAGATCCTGAAAGATGGTATACGTATTCTGGCACGTTCAATTGAGGACAAAGTGGATTCAGAGGATTTGGACTGGCTTGCTACGTTTGTGAAAGGCTTAACATTACTAGATGACTACGACCATGAGCAGCTGGACAGGAAAGGCCGGACCGTGCGCCCGTCGCGTATCCAGGTTTAACCGAGTATCATGTCGTCGTCGAAGCTATGAAAGCTGACTTTGGTTCGGCTGTCTTTGGAAAGGAAAAGGACGGAAGCTTCCAGAGTGCTATCGCGCAAATTAGCAAGGGCTTTGGCGATGAGGATTTTATCCATCTGTGGAAGAAAAGGCAGCGACTTTACTCTATCTTATCATCAAGAATCATAGTTTTGTAGACGGCAACAAGCGTATCGCCGCGGCATGTTTCCTGCTATTTTTAGAAAGAAATAATTTGTTAATATCTGACAGTGGTGCAAGCAGTATCTCCGTAAATGGGGACATCGCTATTTTATCTGCGAATTTTCCACCTACCCATTCCTGGAACATCGTTTGGCGGGAAGAGACCTTCTCCGTAATGCTCAATCAAGGCAATAACGTGGTCAGGATACAGGGACTACCGGGCGCCAGCATTCGTCAGGATAAGATCTGCGTGACCGGTCCGGGAAGCGGGCAGCCAGCATGTGCATTCGAAATAGACCCCGCATCCAATGCCCCAATATACGACCGGAGCAAGCCCATGTCTTTCACCGCCAATTGCACCGGGGATTGCGCAGGTGTGACCTACACCTGGAAAACACTCCTTTGTTCTGATGCAAAAAAATAATAAGTTGATTCAGGTCCCTGTCGGGCATATCGATCCTGTTTTGAATCGTTGCTTTTAACTCATCATATTTCTGAAGGAAGCTGAGCTCATCAGACATATCCGAAGAAATTGCTTCGCCAATTACCTTTGACAAATAGATACATTGATAAGTTAGATTCGGATACCGAAAGTATGCTTCTACCTCGGATGTATTGGTGATACTGACTTGTCCGTCTTGGGAGGACTGGTAGCGCACACGTCTCATTAAAGGTCCCGAAAAAGCCTCGAGCGCAGCATCGTAGTCCTGTATCCGATGGATCATACGGGCAGATACCAGTATGATCAATCCTTTCTGGACAACACCGTCCCTTGCCAGTATATCATGAATCAGAAAGCGGTGGAGCCTGCCGTTTCCATCTTCGAAGGGATGAATAAATACAAACCCAAAAGCGATCATCGCTGCCCTGAGAATCGCATGGTTCCCTTCCGATTTTCCTTTCGGTTTCCCTCAAACCTGACATCATCGACGTTACCATATCAGGTGGCGGGCAGATATAATGGTAGATCTCGCCGTACTGTAACGTCGTCTGCCCTATGTAGTTCTGAAAGTCCCTGTACTTTTGGACTGCAAAGCGCTCATCTACTATCGCATTTTGCAAAACTGTCAAATACTCTTCACTCAGGGTTTGATCTGCCGGGACTGTTCCTGCCTTGCTTAGCAGGGCGATAAAGCGGTCCATTCTGTCGGATGGCGGACTTTCCCGCTCTATTTAGTAGGAAGATTTTGTCTCCTTTCGGTATAGGTATTGCGCTGCACGGTGAAATATCTGCGCAGAATACTCTGTTTTCAGCCGTTCGATCTCGGCTGTCAGGTCCAGATTCAGCGATTGTTGCAACGCTGCTGCTTTCCTGATTATCGGGCAAAAATCCCGGTCGCCCAACAAATTGTCATTGATCCGCCATACATGCTGTAAAAACAATAAATTCATGTTTCAACTTTTTGCGGTAAAATGATTTGACGGGTAGGTAATTATATTAAAACAAATAGCTTTCTACTGTAAAATAGCTATCCAACCCATAAGTCAGGGCATCTAAAAAGAGCCCCGCTTACGAGCCCCTCCCAGGTGTTCAGACGGTTGAAAGTGGAGTTCCCGGTGTTTCTTGATGTAAATTAACAAATTCCTTCGGGACCGTCCGCGGCTGAAGTTAAATCATTCAGTACACTGTGCGGCGTCGCGTATGCTACGGAATACCCACGTCGTTCGTTATATCCTCCTTTGTCGGCAGGTCGCCCTCATAAGCGTAGGAGGTCGTGTTTGCCAATGTGACGGCGTTTACAGGGCTTGCGTACACTTTTTCGGTTACCTTCCGGCCATTGATGTAAGTGTAGGTTTTGTAGGTCGAAAGCAGTTCGGGATCATAGTAATAGGACTGGCGCGTCAGATTTCCTGCTTCATCGTAAGTGAATTCCACATATCCGCCGGGCTCCGGCGAATCCGATTTAGTGAAATTGAGAATTTTCGTCAACCGGCAGTGGCCCACGTTGTAAACGCTCGTATCGCCTTCATTCGGCCCCGGCGGCCCCTGGAAAGTTTCGATTCTCTTGTCTTTACAGCCTGCCAGGAAATACACAGTGAGGACCAGGGTAAAAAAGCTTTTTCATGGCGAACGATCTGAGTACTACCCTCATCAGACAAGAAAATCCTTGAAATAATTGCAAGGTTACTTTTGTTTAATCGCAACGCCGGTGGCCTTAAATTGTGTCTATCTGGATGATTCCGGCCTACCGGATATTTCCTGAACAATCCACCTGCATGATTATGAATTTGAAATTTACATCCTACGGTCTCCGGCTTCTTGTAACGCTTTCTTTTTTGCTGCCAAATGGCCTTTGGGCAGGGAAAACCGGTTTTGTGCGGCACCCGGGATGCCGACGCACCGCCGCAAATAAGGCGGATGATGAGCCAGCTGCCGGCCATCATGGCCAGGCAAAACACGCGCACTGCCGCAGGAGAAATGAGAATATGCCGCGTTGCGGTAGAGATTGATTCGGATACATATGTGAAATACGAGCGCGACACAGCGGCGATTATCCAGGCGGTGATCCGTAATGTCGAAAAATGTTCAAAATTTTATGAGCGGGAGGCAAGCTTCCGGATGATGGTCACAAGCATCCGGATTTTCAAAGACACCGAGCCGAATCCTTACGCCAATGCACACGATGTGCATGCCATGGTGACGATCCTGGCCAACAGGCAGGTGTCGGACCAGAATTTTGACAAACGCATTTACCTTTATACGAAGCCGGTCGGTGGCGGTGCTTCGGGTGTGGCGTTCATCGGCGGCGTTTACAATGTGTCGCCGCTCGAAAATGTCGCAACACTTATGCACGAGTTTGCCCATAATTTCGGATCGTACCATACCAACAACTGCGGCTGGCCTGGCGGCCCGCTCGATTACTGCGGCGGAGTAGAAGGTGACTGCTACACCAAATCTTCGGAAGTAAACACAAAAGGGTCGCTCATGAGCCGGTGCGGCAACAATGGAGCCGGAGAAGCGCTTCATCCGATGGTGCAGGCGGTGATAAAACAGCACGCCGAGGTCACTTTTGCCAAAATGGAATCCGCGCCGCAGGCGCCTTCACTACCGGGTGACATTACTGCTGTGAAAGGGGATTTTTACACGTGGCCGGCGTCGACGCTGGCCAGCACTTATGAATTCAGCTATTCGACGGATGCTAATTTCAATGGCGAAACCGTCGAAACCACCACCGTAAATGGCATTAACTTATTGAAACAAACATTAGGCGCCGACTATTTCGTGCGGGTCAGGGCACGCAATGCATTCGGCACGTCCGATTGGTCCAATACGGTTAAAATCCGCATCGACCCTGACCAGCCCGACTTGCCGGTGCTTCTGGGGCCTGCCAAACACGCATTTCTTCCGGCGCAGCTTCCGGTGACATTGTCGTTCTCGAATGTTCCGGGTGCAGCCTCGTACCAGGTGCAGGTGTCGCCGCTCTACGATTTCGACTTTGCTTATCCGGCCAGCGAAATCATTTACGGAAATCAATATAACTATGTGCCGTATTTCGGCGGGTTCAAATGGCGGGTAAGGGCAATTGTGAATGGAAAAACAGGCAAATGGTCGGAAATCGGATATTTTTCGGCGAATGCGCGCCTGAACATGGTAGGGCTGTACCTACCTATCCCGGATAACCTGCTCGATGTGCCCCGCACGATCCCGATCGCCTACACGCCATCAACTTACTATTCAAACACGCGCATAACGGTCGCCGACAATCCGGAATTCAATAATCCGCTCTTCCAGCGCAATTACGAGCCATTTTTGGAAATCGCGGACGTGCTGAAAGATCTGCCTGCCAACACGCAGCTCTACCTCCGTGTGCAGGAACGGCAAACAGACCTTATCAATTATCCCGACCGCGACTTGGTCGACTACACCATTCAGTTTGCCACCGGCAGCGCCAACAGCCCTTATGCCCTGACGTTCCTCAGCGAAAAAGACCAGCCCGTTTTTGGAAAACCCAACCCCAAAATCGCCGTTTCCAAAGACCATGTATGGCTGGGCGTGATCGATGCCGGTTTCATAAAACTCGACCAGAAAGCGCTTACATTCCAGACATTTAACCGCGCCAACACCGATGGACTTCTCGGTGTGGGAATGGACAATTCCGTCCGCACGGATAACGAGCGGAACATCTATACCATCAACCCCGCGGACGGTTACCGGTTCCGCAAAGTGAAGCTTGTCAACGAAAGTCCTTCTGGCGACGCGACCGTGACAACCATTCCATTTGTCGGTTACATCCAGGATTTCAGTCCGCAGCACCAGGTGTTCTGGACGCAGCGGGTTATTTACAAGGAAACGCCCGACGGTTTTATCGCGCTTCGCCAGGTGTCGGACAGTCAGTTGATCAAGGATATCCGGTTCCGGGACAATAAAGCCTGGATTCTGATTCTCAACATGGACCGCGATTACAGTACCGAAATCCTCGTCATGGACCTCAATGACCACGATCTAATCTACACGATCGATTACCAGACCAGCCCTGCCATCGAAAATGTGATCGACCAGATCGAGATCCAACCCGACGGAAAAGTATGGCTCCGGCAAACGGATTATTTCACCCAATTCAGCTCCCTGGCCTATTTCGACGGCACCTCCTGGTCGCTTTTCGACTCGGGTAATGCACCATTCGGAACCCGCATTTCCAGCGTCAGCATTTCGCCCTCCGGTCAGCCTTACGTCCTGGCTGTGGGCCGTGAAACGCAGGTGTACAAATTCCATAATGGCCAATGGGAGAAAGCAGGCGATGCATTGCCATACCAGCGGTTTGACGGCGACTTGTGGGTAGATACGTATGATAGTTTCTGGATTTCGAACCGCTTCGGGCTGGCACGGCTCGGGTCCGACGCCGCATTTCCTGTTACGCTGGTGCATTTCAGAGCCACTCCGGAAAACAATACCGTGGTACTCAACTGGAAAGTCGCCGACCAGGTAGACATGGCGCGTTATGAAATCGAGCACAGCAGCGACGCAAAGCGCTTTCACGTCATCGGAGAAACGCCGGCGATTGACACGGCTTTGTACAATTTTGTTCACACCAGCCCGGCACCCGGCACCAATTATTACCGGCTCAAAATGATCGAGTCCAACACGGATTTCGCCCTCAGCAAAATAGTGAAAGTAAATATGAATGATCTTGCGGAAATTGTCATTTATCCAAATCCGGCTGCCAGCCTGCTCCATGTGAAACCGAGGCCGGAACTCATTGGTCGGTCCGGCCGGATCACGGTGTTCAGCATAGACGGAAGGAGAATTTATGCGAAAAAAATAGACCAATTCCGGGCGCAGGAGCCGGTCGATGTGTCTACTCTGGCTGCGGGCAACTACCTGATCAAGGTCGAAAATGGCACCTCTGCCAGCAGCAGGGTTATGCAGATCGCCAGATAGCGGAATGCATTCCTTCATGCGAATGGCCAACACGCAGCATTAGCGCGTAAGCCCAGCTCGGCGGCCAT harbors:
- a CDS encoding type II toxin-antitoxin system death-on-curing family toxin; this encodes MEEKAATLLYLIIKNHSFVDGNKRIAAACFLLFLERNNLLISDSGASSISVNGDIAILSANFPPTHSWNIVWREETFSVMLNQGNNVVRIQGLPGASIRQDKICVTGPGSGQPACAFEIDPASNAPIYDRSKPMSFTANCTGDCAGVTYTWKTLLCSDAKK
- a CDS encoding SDR family oxidoreductase, with protein sequence MADGASVIFTSSRVAAAAGVASSVYSATKAALNKIADIAVNELAERKIRINVVSPGPIQTPGLLTVASEEIQDYLASRSALQRLGNAHEVANTVLFLASDSAAYINGADIAVDGGSIQYMLK
- a CDS encoding SDR family NAD(P)-dependent oxidoreductase, whose protein sequence is MNFSNKNVVIAGGSQGIGLATAQAFIQQGANVLITGRNPETLQKAAKEIDSANLQTLAADTSNMTGIAVLEKWVAESGKKVDVLYLNAAIGIYAPIQHVTEADFDAQFNTNVKGHFFYSSKADTAFG
- a CDS encoding serine hydrolase, which codes for MTELYERGQFTGAILVSRRGNVIYQKAFGMADRKRKIPFTPDTQEYIGSVSKQMTAMGIMILKERGKLSYGQSVRDYFPELPECMQPVRILDLLRHTGGLEDFYDFPDMTEQDVFKILMKQKTLKFEPGTRFQYSNGGYTLLGMIISKIAGQSLNAFLTENIFGPLKMDHTSVNQITARNNERAIGYDLFGSENNYDSFIGGSASVISTVRDLFKWDESFAKSPLVNAQTLAEAFEPSIVQKDDTYGERSYGFGWWIGRYNGQMNLFHNGSFGGYKAYNEILTGDRINIIHLSNLRHSSMMGIRAAIVDILNGRPYKPVPRSIGAWIYREKQTAGADSMIHLYRQIKGSAAKDGFDFGEGELNTLGYHLMRSDRVDDAIKIFTLNTEVYPESANVYDSLGEAYLKSGNKELGLKNYQKALAIHPDDKGLQQRIANIR
- a CDS encoding T9SS type A sorting domain-containing protein, with the translated sequence MSQLPAIMARQNTRTAAGEMRICRVAVEIDSDTYVKYERDTAAIIQAVIRNVEKCSKFYEREASFRMMVTSIRIFKDTEPNPYANAHDVHAMVTILANRQVSDQNFDKRIYLYTKPVGGGASGVAFIGGVYNVSPLENVATLMHEFAHNFGSYHTNNCGWPGGPLDYCGGVEGDCYTKSSEVNTKGSLMSRCGNNGAGEALHPMVQAVIKQHAEVTFAKMESAPQAPSLPGDITAVKGDFYTWPASTLASTYEFSYSTDANFNGETVETTTVNGINLLKQTLGADYFVRVRARNAFGTSDWSNTVKIRIDPDQPDLPVLLGPAKHAFLPAQLPVTLSFSNVPGAASYQVQVSPLYDFDFAYPASEIIYGNQYNYVPYFGGFKWRVRAIVNGKTGKWSEIGYFSANARLNMVGLYLPIPDNLLDVPRTIPIAYTPSTYYSNTRITVADNPEFNNPLFQRNYEPFLEIADVLKDLPANTQLYLRVQERQTDLINYPDRDLVDYTIQFATGSANSPYALTFLSEKDQPVFGKPNPKIAVSKDHVWLGVIDAGFIKLDQKALTFQTFNRANTDGLLGVGMDNSVRTDNERNIYTINPADGYRFRKVKLVNESPSGDATVTTIPFVGYIQDFSPQHQVFWTQRVIYKETPDGFIALRQVSDSQLIKDIRFRDNKAWILILNMDRDYSTEILVMDLNDHDLIYTIDYQTSPAIENVIDQIEIQPDGKVWLRQTDYFTQFSSLAYFDGTSWSLFDSGNAPFGTRISSVSISPSGQPYVLAVGRETQVYKFHNGQWEKAGDALPYQRFDGDLWVDTYDSFWISNRFGLARLGSDAAFPVTLVHFRATPENNTVVLNWKVADQVDMARYEIEHSSDAKRFHVIGETPAIDTALYNFVHTSPAPGTNYYRLKMIESNTDFALSKIVKVNMNDLAEIVIYPNPAASLLHVKPRPELIGRSGRITVFSIDGRRIYAKKIDQFRAQEPVDVSTLAAGNYLIKVENGTSASSRVMQIAR
- a CDS encoding helix-turn-helix domain-containing protein, with the translated sequence MEEQICHKADIRAIHDAMDILSGKWKISILSSMCYYSERRFSEILNDLEGISNKQLSKELKELEMNKLVKRTVLDTQPVTVQYNLTEYGWTLQDLIHDLAAWGTKHRQVIMGDRSALDEVSNRGSLLQMPPN
- the rhuM gene encoding RhuM family protein — protein: MCIVKRNISYYNLDVIISVGYRVKSRQGTKFRIWATQRLKDYLIQGYAMNERRLAEKEQQVQILKDGIRILARSIEDKVDSEDLDWLATFVKGLTLLDDYDHEQLDRKGRTVRPSRIQV